One Streptomyces sp. NBC_00554 DNA segment encodes these proteins:
- a CDS encoding biotin carboxylase N-terminal domain-containing protein translates to MIRTLLVANRGEIACRVFRTCGELGIRTVAVHSDADENALHARVADAAVRLPGSAPSETYLRGDLIVKAALSAGADAVHPGYGFLSENADFARAVLDAGLVWVGPPPEAIEAMASKTRAKKLMGLEPLSTVTADDLPVLVKAAAGGGGRGMRVVRELAELDAELTAARAEALSAFGDGEVFVEPYVEGGRHVEVQILADAHGTVWALGTRDCSLQRRHQKVIEEAPAPGLAPALVAELHELAVRAARAVDYVGAGTVEFLIADGKAHFLEMNTRLQVEHPVTEAVFDIDLVALQLQVAEGAVLENDPPRARGHAIEARLYAEDPARAWAPQTGTLHRLAVPEGVRLDTGYTDGDPIGIHYDPMLAKAVAHAPTRAEALRKLSGALERAEIHGPVTNRDLLVRSLRHPEFTGARMDTGFYERHLEVLTRAAPDPYAPLAAALSDAHGRSRFGGWRNLPSQPQTKRYLMGGTEHEVHYRHTRDGLTAEGVRVVHADARLVVLEIDGVRRKFEISRYGDQLHVGPTALTALPRFPDPTTQQAPGSLLAPMPGTVVRVAEGLTTGAAVTAGQPLVWLEAMKMEHKISAPTEGILSALHAAPGQQVEVGTLLAVVQPNEPL, encoded by the coding sequence ATGATCAGAACTCTTCTGGTGGCGAACCGGGGCGAGATCGCCTGCCGGGTTTTCCGCACCTGCGGCGAGTTGGGAATCCGAACCGTCGCCGTGCACTCGGACGCCGACGAGAACGCCCTGCACGCGCGCGTGGCCGACGCGGCGGTACGTCTGCCGGGTTCGGCTCCTTCGGAGACGTATCTGCGCGGCGACCTGATCGTGAAGGCGGCCCTGAGCGCCGGCGCGGACGCCGTGCACCCCGGGTACGGCTTCCTCTCAGAGAACGCCGACTTCGCGCGGGCCGTCCTCGACGCGGGCCTCGTCTGGGTCGGACCGCCGCCCGAGGCGATCGAGGCGATGGCCTCCAAGACGCGCGCCAAGAAGCTGATGGGGCTCGAACCCCTGTCGACGGTGACCGCAGACGATCTCCCCGTTCTGGTGAAGGCGGCCGCGGGCGGCGGCGGGCGCGGTATGCGCGTCGTACGGGAACTCGCGGAACTCGACGCCGAGTTGACGGCCGCCCGCGCCGAGGCCCTCAGTGCCTTCGGCGACGGGGAGGTGTTCGTCGAGCCCTACGTGGAGGGCGGTCGGCACGTCGAGGTGCAGATCCTCGCCGACGCGCACGGCACGGTGTGGGCGCTCGGCACGCGCGACTGCTCGCTGCAGCGGCGGCACCAGAAGGTGATCGAGGAGGCGCCGGCACCCGGCCTTGCACCCGCGCTGGTGGCGGAGCTCCACGAGCTGGCCGTGCGCGCCGCACGCGCCGTCGACTACGTGGGCGCGGGCACCGTGGAGTTCCTGATCGCGGACGGCAAGGCGCACTTCCTGGAGATGAACACCCGCCTCCAGGTCGAACACCCCGTCACGGAAGCGGTCTTCGACATCGACCTCGTGGCGCTCCAGCTCCAGGTCGCCGAGGGCGCCGTACTCGAAAACGACCCTCCACGCGCGCGTGGCCACGCGATCGAGGCCCGCCTGTACGCCGAGGACCCGGCCCGCGCGTGGGCCCCGCAGACCGGCACCCTGCACCGCCTCGCCGTCCCGGAGGGCGTGCGCCTGGACACCGGCTACACCGACGGCGACCCCATCGGCATCCACTACGACCCGATGCTCGCCAAGGCCGTCGCCCACGCCCCCACGCGCGCGGAAGCCCTCCGCAAACTGTCGGGCGCCCTGGAGAGGGCCGAGATCCACGGCCCGGTCACCAACAGGGACCTTCTCGTACGGTCCCTGCGGCACCCGGAGTTCACCGGCGCCCGCATGGACACGGGTTTCTACGAGCGGCACCTCGAGGTGCTCACCAGGGCGGCCCCGGACCCGTACGCACCGCTCGCCGCGGCCCTCTCGGACGCGCACGGCCGCTCCCGGTTCGGCGGCTGGCGCAACCTCCCCTCCCAGCCGCAGACCAAGCGCTACCTCATGGGCGGCACCGAGCACGAGGTCCACTACCGGCACACCCGTGACGGCCTCACCGCCGAAGGCGTACGCGTCGTGCACGCCGACGCACGTCTCGTCGTACTCGAAATCGACGGTGTACGCCGCAAGTTCGAGATCAGCCGCTACGGCGACCAGCTCCACGTGGGCCCCACCGCCCTCACCGCCCTGCCCCGCTTCCCCGACCCCACCACCCAGCAGGCCCCCGGCTCCCTCCTGGCCCCCATGCCGGGAACCGTCGTCCGGGTCGCCGAGGGACTGACCACCGGAGCCGCCGTGACGGCCGGACAGCCCCTCGTCTGGCTGGAGGCGATGAAGATGGAACACAAGATCTCAGCGCCGACGGAGGGCATCCTGAGCGCCCTCCACGCGGCCCCCGGCCAACAGGTGGAGGTCGGAACCCTTCTGGCGGTCGTTCAGCCGAACGAGCCCCTTTAG
- a CDS encoding acyl-CoA dehydrogenase family protein yields MTPVTESDEHKALRSAVAALGTRYGRDYINKVIADGAHPNELWSEAAKLGYLGVNLPEAYGGGGGGISELSIVLEELGTAGCPLLMMLVSPAICGTVIARFGTDSQKQEWLPALADGSRIMAFGITEPDAGSNSHRITTTARRDGEEWVLSGRKVFISGVDIADATLIVGRAEDARTGRLKPCLFIVPRDAEGFGRRRIDMELHGAEKQFELTLDDVRLPADALVGDEDAGLLQLFAGLNPERVMTAAFAIGMGRYALSVAIGYAKERTVWKDPIGAHQAIAHPLAQAHIELELARLMMQKAAHLYDAGDDAGAGEAANMAKYAAGEACVKAVDQAVQTLGGNGLTREFGLASLITASRVARIAPVSREMILNYISHQTLGLPKSY; encoded by the coding sequence ATGACCCCCGTCACCGAATCCGACGAGCACAAGGCCCTCCGATCGGCCGTAGCCGCCCTGGGCACCCGCTACGGCCGCGACTACATCAACAAGGTCATCGCCGACGGCGCCCACCCGAACGAACTCTGGTCGGAGGCGGCCAAGCTCGGCTACCTCGGCGTCAACCTGCCGGAGGCATACGGCGGAGGCGGCGGCGGCATCTCGGAACTCTCCATCGTCCTGGAGGAGTTGGGGACCGCAGGCTGCCCCCTGCTGATGATGCTCGTGTCGCCCGCGATCTGCGGCACAGTGATCGCCCGCTTCGGAACGGACTCGCAGAAACAGGAGTGGCTCCCCGCCCTGGCGGACGGCTCCCGCATCATGGCCTTCGGCATCACCGAACCCGACGCCGGCTCCAACTCGCACCGCATCACCACCACGGCCCGCCGCGACGGCGAGGAGTGGGTGCTGAGCGGCCGCAAGGTGTTCATCTCCGGAGTCGACATCGCCGACGCGACGCTCATCGTCGGACGTGCGGAGGACGCGAGGACCGGCCGCCTCAAGCCCTGCCTGTTCATCGTCCCGCGCGACGCCGAGGGCTTCGGGCGGCGGCGGATCGACATGGAACTCCACGGCGCGGAGAAGCAGTTCGAGCTGACCCTCGACGACGTGCGGCTGCCCGCCGACGCGCTCGTCGGCGACGAGGACGCGGGCCTCCTCCAGCTCTTCGCCGGGCTCAACCCCGAGCGCGTCATGACGGCCGCGTTCGCGATCGGCATGGGCCGGTACGCCCTCTCCGTAGCGATCGGTTACGCCAAGGAGCGCACCGTCTGGAAGGACCCCATCGGCGCCCACCAGGCCATCGCGCACCCCCTCGCGCAAGCCCACATCGAGCTCGAACTCGCCCGCCTGATGATGCAGAAGGCGGCCCACCTGTACGACGCGGGGGACGACGCCGGGGCGGGCGAGGCCGCCAACATGGCCAAGTACGCGGCAGGCGAGGCCTGTGTGAAGGCCGTCGACCAGGCCGTGCAGACCCTCGGCGGCAACGGCCTGACGCGCGAGTTCGGCCTCGCCTCGCTGATCACGGCGTCGCGCGTGGCCCGGATCGCACCGGTCAGCAGGGAAATGATTCTCAACTACATCTCCCACCAGACCCTGGGCCTGCCCAAGTCGTACTGA
- a CDS encoding 4-coumarate--CoA ligase family protein, which produces MFRSEYADVPAVEVPIHDAVLGRAAEWGDTPALIDGVDGTTLTYGQLDLFHRRLAAAFAEAGVGKGDVLALHSPNTIAFPTAFYAATRAGASVTTVHPLATAEEFAKQLRDSAATWIVTVSPLLDAARQAAELAGGVREIFVCDKAPGHRSLMDLLATTAPEPQVDIDPAQDVAALPYSSGTTGVPKGVMLTHRSIATNLAQLSPLMPTGPGDRILAVLPFFHIYGLTALMNAPLRQGATVVVLPRFDLETFLAAIEKHRINALYVAPPIVLALAKHPAVAQYDLSSLEYIICSAAPLDAALAAACSRRLGLPPIGQAYGMTELSPGTHVVPLGTENPPPGTVGKLIAGTEMRIVSLDDPSKDLEVGEAGEIAIRGPQVMKGYLGQPDATAAMIDPDGWLHTGDVGYVDADGWLFVVDRVKELIKYKGFQVAPAELEALLLTHPGIADAAVIGVYNEDKNEVPHAYVVRQPSATDLSEGEVMMYVAERVAPYKRVRHVTFIDDVPRAVSGKILRRRLRELA; this is translated from the coding sequence ATGTTCCGCAGCGAGTACGCAGATGTCCCGGCCGTCGAGGTACCCATCCACGACGCGGTCCTCGGCCGCGCCGCCGAGTGGGGCGACACGCCCGCGCTCATCGACGGCGTCGACGGAACCACCCTCACCTACGGCCAACTCGACCTGTTCCACCGCCGGCTGGCCGCCGCGTTCGCCGAAGCGGGCGTCGGCAAGGGCGACGTACTGGCCCTGCACAGCCCGAACACCATCGCCTTCCCGACGGCGTTCTACGCGGCCACACGCGCGGGGGCATCGGTCACCACCGTGCACCCGCTCGCCACAGCCGAGGAGTTCGCCAAGCAGCTCCGCGACAGCGCCGCCACCTGGATCGTGACCGTCTCGCCCCTCCTGGACGCGGCACGCCAGGCCGCCGAACTCGCGGGCGGCGTACGGGAGATCTTCGTCTGCGACAAGGCACCGGGGCACCGGTCGCTGATGGACCTGCTCGCCACCACCGCGCCCGAACCGCAGGTCGACATCGACCCCGCGCAGGACGTCGCGGCCCTCCCGTACTCCTCCGGCACCACCGGCGTCCCCAAGGGCGTGATGCTGACCCACCGGTCCATCGCCACCAACCTCGCGCAGCTCTCGCCGCTCATGCCGACGGGCCCCGGCGACCGCATCCTCGCCGTGCTGCCCTTCTTCCACATATACGGGCTGACCGCCCTCATGAACGCGCCCCTCAGGCAGGGCGCCACCGTCGTCGTACTGCCCCGCTTCGACCTCGAGACCTTCCTCGCGGCCATCGAGAAACACCGCATCAACGCCCTCTACGTGGCCCCGCCGATCGTCCTCGCCCTCGCGAAGCACCCGGCCGTCGCGCAGTACGACCTGTCCTCCCTGGAATACATCATCTGCTCGGCGGCCCCCCTGGACGCCGCTCTGGCGGCCGCCTGTTCACGGCGGCTCGGCCTGCCGCCCATCGGCCAGGCGTACGGCATGACGGAACTGTCGCCCGGCACGCACGTCGTCCCCCTCGGCACCGAGAACCCGCCCCCCGGAACCGTCGGCAAGCTCATCGCCGGCACGGAGATGCGCATCGTGTCCCTGGACGACCCCTCCAAGGACCTGGAAGTCGGTGAAGCGGGCGAGATCGCCATCCGCGGTCCCCAGGTCATGAAGGGCTACCTGGGACAGCCCGACGCCACCGCCGCGATGATCGACCCGGACGGCTGGCTGCACACCGGAGACGTCGGATACGTGGACGCCGACGGCTGGCTCTTCGTCGTCGACCGCGTCAAGGAACTCATCAAGTACAAGGGCTTCCAGGTCGCCCCCGCCGAACTCGAGGCCCTGCTGCTCACCCACCCCGGCATCGCCGACGCCGCCGTCATCGGCGTCTACAACGAGGACAAGAACGAGGTCCCGCACGCGTACGTGGTGCGCCAGCCGTCCGCGACCGACCTCTCCGAAGGAGAAGTCATGATGTACGTCGCCGAACGCGTCGCCCCGTACAAGCGGGTCCGCCACGTCACCTTCATCGACGATGTGCCGCGGGCGGTCTCCGGGAAGATCCTGCGCCGCCGGCTCCGGGAGCTCGCGTGA
- a CDS encoding enoyl-CoA hydratase family protein yields the protein MTLVHTAHDRAVTTLTLDSPGNRNALSAALVGDLTDALTRCGKDGDVRAVVLTHTGNTFSAGADLRDPPPLSASLERGDPHHPDALVGLLRQIVELPKPVVARVTGHVRAGGLGLLGACDIAAASLESTFAFTEVRIGVAPAVISLPLLPRTDPRALARYYLTGERFDATEAVRTGLLTAAGDDVDVTLEPVLDGLRRSSPQGLAETKSLLTAKVLEAFDRDAAELTALSARLFSSAQAREGMTAFLERRDPVWVV from the coding sequence GTGACTCTTGTGCACACGGCGCACGACCGCGCCGTCACCACCCTCACCCTCGACTCGCCCGGCAACCGCAACGCCCTGTCGGCGGCACTGGTGGGCGACCTGACGGACGCCCTCACCCGCTGCGGCAAGGACGGTGACGTACGCGCGGTCGTCCTCACCCACACCGGGAACACGTTCAGCGCGGGCGCCGATCTCCGCGACCCTCCCCCACTCTCGGCTTCGCTCGAGCGGGGGGACCCCCATCACCCGGACGCCCTCGTCGGGCTGCTCCGGCAGATCGTCGAACTGCCCAAGCCGGTGGTGGCCCGGGTGACCGGACACGTCCGGGCGGGCGGCCTCGGCCTGCTCGGCGCCTGCGACATCGCGGCCGCTTCCCTGGAATCCACCTTCGCCTTCACGGAGGTACGCATCGGAGTCGCCCCCGCCGTCATCTCGCTGCCCCTGCTGCCCCGTACCGACCCCCGCGCACTCGCCCGCTACTACCTCACCGGCGAACGCTTCGACGCCACCGAGGCGGTACGCACCGGGCTCCTGACGGCGGCGGGCGACGACGTCGACGTAACCCTGGAGCCCGTCCTCGACGGCCTGCGCAGGTCGTCCCCGCAAGGCCTCGCCGAGACGAAGTCGCTGCTCACGGCTAAGGTGCTGGAGGCCTTCGACCGGGACGCGGCCGAGCTGACCGCGCTCTCGGCCCGGCTGTTCTCCTCCGCGCAGGCCCGCGAGGGGATGACGGCCTTCCTCGAAAGACGGGATCCCGTATGGGTGGTGTGA
- a CDS encoding TetR/AcrR family transcriptional regulator yields the protein MGGVTTTDSAPERAGEAAARPPHVPKQDRSRATRQRLLAAAVACLAEHGWAGSTVSVVAERAGVSRGAAQHHFPTREDLFTAAVEYVAEERSTALRALFPQGAADRREVVAALVDLYTGPLFRAALHLWVAASNEEQLRPRVTELEARVGRETHRIAVELLAADESRPGVRETVQGLLDMARGLGLANLLTDDGGRRERVVTQWAVLLDEALGTGFRD from the coding sequence ATGGGTGGTGTGACCACGACGGACAGTGCGCCTGAGCGGGCGGGGGAAGCCGCCGCGCGTCCGCCGCACGTCCCCAAACAGGACCGCAGCCGGGCCACCCGGCAGCGGCTCCTGGCGGCCGCCGTGGCCTGCCTCGCCGAACACGGCTGGGCGGGCTCCACGGTCTCCGTCGTCGCCGAGCGCGCCGGCGTCTCCCGGGGCGCCGCCCAGCACCACTTCCCGACCCGCGAGGACCTCTTCACAGCCGCCGTCGAATACGTCGCCGAGGAACGCTCCACAGCCCTGCGCGCCCTCTTCCCCCAGGGCGCCGCCGACCGCCGCGAGGTGGTGGCCGCCCTGGTCGACCTCTACACAGGACCCCTCTTCCGCGCCGCCCTCCACCTCTGGGTCGCCGCCTCCAACGAGGAACAACTCCGGCCCAGGGTCACGGAACTGGAAGCCCGCGTCGGCCGCGAGACCCACCGGATAGCGGTGGAACTGCTGGCCGCCGACGAGTCCCGCCCCGGGGTACGGGAGACCGTCCAGGGGCTCCTCGACATGGCCCGGGGCCTCGGTCTCGCCAACCTGCTCACGGACGACGGGGGACGGCGGGAGCGGGTGGTGACCCAGTGGGCCGTACTGCTGGACGAGGCGCTGGGGACCGGGTTCAGGGACTGA
- the pdxH gene encoding pyridoxamine 5'-phosphate oxidase, whose translation MNDRDPALDPTLDPAAMREHYRAEGLAETELAAHPMEQFARWFGQAAQAAAQGVVYEPNAMVVATADSEGRPSSRTVLLKQYDEQGFVFYTNYGSRKARDLAANPYVSLLFPWHPMARQVIVTGTARRTGRDETAAYFRTRPHGSQLGAWASAQSTVIRSRAELDASYAELSARYPEGEQVPVPPDWGGFRVAPQTVEFWQGRENRLHDRLRYVAGADGSWTVERLSP comes from the coding sequence GTGAATGATCGTGATCCCGCCCTCGACCCCACCCTCGACCCCGCCGCGATGCGCGAGCACTACCGGGCCGAGGGACTCGCCGAGACCGAGCTGGCCGCCCACCCCATGGAACAGTTCGCGCGCTGGTTCGGTCAGGCCGCGCAGGCCGCGGCACAGGGCGTGGTGTACGAGCCCAACGCCATGGTCGTCGCCACGGCGGACTCCGAGGGCCGGCCCAGCTCGCGCACGGTGCTGCTGAAGCAGTACGACGAGCAGGGCTTCGTCTTCTACACCAACTACGGCTCCCGCAAGGCCCGCGACCTGGCCGCCAACCCGTACGTCTCGCTGCTCTTCCCGTGGCACCCCATGGCCCGCCAGGTCATCGTCACGGGCACGGCACGGCGCACCGGGCGCGACGAGACCGCCGCGTACTTCCGCACCCGGCCGCACGGCTCCCAGCTCGGCGCCTGGGCCAGCGCCCAGTCCACGGTGATCCGCTCCCGCGCCGAACTGGACGCCTCGTACGCCGAGTTGAGCGCCCGCTACCCGGAGGGTGAGCAGGTTCCGGTCCCCCCTGACTGGGGCGGTTTCCGTGTCGCCCCGCAGACGGTGGAGTTCTGGCAGGGCCGCGAGAACCGGCTGCACGACCGGCTGCGGTACGTGGCGGGGGCGGACGGCAGCTGGACGGTGGAGCGGCTCAGTCCCTGA
- a CDS encoding citrate synthase 2 gives MSDFVPGLEGVVAFETEIAEPDKEGGALRYRGVDIEDLVGHVSFGNVWGLLVDGAFNPGLPPAEPFPIPVHSGDIRVDVQSALAMLAPVWGLKPLLDIDEQQAREDLARAAVMALSYVAQSARGQGNAMVPQREIDKAQSVVERFMIRWRGEPDPKHVAAVDAYWTSAAEHGMNASTFTARVIASTGADVAAALSGAVGAMSGPLHGGAPSRVLGMIEEIERTGDADAYVKQALDKGERLMGFGHRVYRAEDPRARVLRRTARELGAPRFEIAEALEKAALAELHARRPDRILATNVEFWAAIVLDFAEVPAHMFTSMFTCARTAGWSAHILEQKRTGRLVRPSARYIGPSTRGPQEIVGYEGIAH, from the coding sequence ATGTCCGACTTCGTACCCGGACTCGAAGGAGTCGTCGCTTTCGAGACGGAGATCGCCGAACCGGACAAGGAGGGCGGCGCCCTCCGGTACCGGGGCGTCGACATCGAGGACCTGGTCGGCCACGTCTCCTTCGGAAACGTCTGGGGACTGCTCGTCGACGGGGCCTTCAACCCAGGCCTGCCGCCCGCCGAGCCCTTCCCGATCCCCGTCCACTCCGGCGACATCCGCGTCGACGTCCAGTCCGCGCTGGCGATGCTGGCCCCCGTGTGGGGCCTCAAGCCCCTCCTCGACATCGACGAGCAGCAGGCCCGCGAGGACCTCGCCCGCGCCGCCGTCATGGCCCTGTCGTACGTCGCCCAGTCCGCCCGCGGCCAGGGCAACGCCATGGTCCCGCAGCGCGAGATCGACAAGGCGCAGTCCGTCGTCGAGCGCTTCATGATCCGCTGGCGCGGCGAGCCCGACCCCAAGCACGTCGCCGCGGTCGACGCCTACTGGACGTCCGCCGCCGAACACGGCATGAACGCCTCCACCTTCACCGCCCGCGTCATCGCCTCCACCGGCGCCGACGTGGCGGCGGCCCTCTCCGGAGCCGTGGGCGCCATGTCGGGACCGCTGCACGGCGGCGCCCCCTCCCGCGTCCTCGGCATGATCGAGGAGATCGAACGCACCGGCGACGCCGACGCATACGTCAAGCAGGCCCTCGACAAGGGCGAACGCCTCATGGGCTTCGGCCACCGCGTCTACCGCGCCGAGGACCCACGCGCGCGCGTGCTCCGCCGCACCGCCCGCGAACTCGGCGCCCCCCGCTTCGAGATCGCCGAAGCCCTGGAGAAGGCCGCCCTCGCCGAACTCCACGCCCGCCGCCCGGACCGCATCCTCGCGACGAACGTCGAGTTCTGGGCCGCCATCGTCCTCGACTTCGCCGAGGTCCCGGCACACATGTTCACCTCGATGTTCACCTGCGCCCGCACCGCCGGCTGGTCCGCACACATCCTGGAACAGAAGCGCACCGGAAGGCTCGTCAGGCCGTCCGCGCGCTACATCGGCCCCAGCACCCGCGGCCCGCAGGAAATCGTGGGCTACGAGGGCATCGCGCACTGA
- a CDS encoding isopenicillin N synthase family dioxygenase — protein MTTNTSSFSYQQLPIIDLSAADRGPQARALLHAQLHSAAHDVGFFQLVGHGVTAGETDALLRAMRRFFALPEADRLAIDNVNSPHFRGYTRTGDEVTGGGRDWRDQLDIGAERAARTPGAGEPAYWWLQGPNQWPDALPELRVAALAWIDRLSAVSARLLRELLTAIGAPADFYEPVFGSRAHPHLKLVRYPGSAGDGADQGVGAHKDYGFLTLLLQDQVGGLQVQREDGFFHDVPPLPGAFVVNLGELLEVATNGYLLATNHRVVSPPGATERFSVPFFYNPRLDARVEPPPFPYASAAPGVTTDPANPLFAEYGFNELKGKLRAHPLVAARHHAELLTPA, from the coding sequence ATGACGACGAACACGTCCTCCTTCTCGTACCAGCAGCTTCCGATCATCGATCTCTCCGCCGCCGATCGCGGGCCGCAGGCGCGTGCGCTGCTGCACGCGCAGTTGCACAGTGCCGCCCATGACGTGGGGTTCTTCCAGCTCGTCGGGCACGGGGTGACCGCCGGTGAGACCGACGCCCTGTTGCGCGCCATGCGGCGCTTCTTCGCGCTTCCCGAGGCCGACCGGCTGGCGATCGACAACGTCAACTCGCCGCACTTCCGCGGGTATACGCGTACGGGAGACGAGGTCACGGGAGGCGGCAGGGACTGGCGGGACCAGCTCGACATAGGGGCGGAGCGGGCCGCCCGGACACCCGGGGCGGGTGAGCCGGCGTACTGGTGGCTGCAGGGACCCAACCAGTGGCCGGACGCACTGCCGGAGCTGCGGGTCGCCGCGCTGGCGTGGATCGACCGGCTCAGTGCCGTCTCGGCGCGGCTGCTGCGCGAGCTGCTGACCGCGATCGGGGCGCCCGCCGACTTCTACGAGCCCGTCTTCGGATCGCGCGCCCATCCGCATCTGAAGCTGGTGCGGTATCCGGGGAGCGCGGGTGACGGCGCTGACCAGGGAGTCGGCGCGCACAAGGACTACGGCTTCCTGACGCTGCTGCTGCAGGATCAGGTCGGGGGGCTTCAGGTGCAGCGGGAGGACGGGTTCTTCCACGATGTGCCGCCGCTGCCGGGGGCGTTCGTGGTCAACCTGGGCGAGCTGTTGGAGGTGGCCACCAATGGGTATCTGCTGGCCACCAACCACCGGGTGGTGAGTCCGCCCGGTGCCACCGAGCGGTTCTCCGTGCCCTTCTTCTACAACCCGCGCCTCGACGCCCGTGTCGAGCCGCCGCCCTTCCCGTACGCTTCCGCCGCGCCCGGCGTGACGACCGACCCGGCGAATCCGCTCTTCGCCGAGTACGGCTTCAACGAGCTGAAGGGCAAGCTGCGGGCGCATCCACTGGTCGCCGCCCGCCATCACGCGGAGCTGCTCACACCCGCGTGA